Below is a window of Virgibacillus sp. NKC19-3 DNA.
ATTTCCATTTTTGATTTTCTTACAAGGCATGAAACTGTTATAAACTTTGCTAACCCTGTTGGTGGTCATGGCGGAGGTGACATGGAGATTGTTCGCTCTTTCCTGCTGGATATTGATAATGAGCAGTATGAAAGCAAATCATCTGCTTCATCCTCCTTAAGTAGTCATCTAATGGCGTTTGCAGCAGAGGAATCGCGACTTACCAGAGGTCAGTCTATTAATCTTGATGAGTATCGTCGGAGTTATATGAAGGAATCTATTAAGTAGAGCTAACACTAGTAGTTTCTGATCTAAATTACAAGGAAGAAACTTGGAGATTGTGTCCACAATGTATGATATAGCAAAAAAGTAAATGTTTCGTCTGCAACGGCTTCTAAAGTCTTTAACTAAGACAAAACTTTATCCGTTGCAGATATGGCAAAAGAAAAAATAGTTGGGATGTTGCTATAATTCGATTAGCAAAAATTTACACAATAATGACGCTTCACTGTACATTCTTACGTACTTTTTTCCGATAGTTGGAAGGAGGCATCTTTGTTTCACGTTTGAAAGCCTGCGAAAAAAAAGAATGAGATGAAAAACCATTGATACCAGCTATTTCCGCAACGGAGTAATCTGTACTTTCAAGAAGCGTCTTGGATTCCTTAATCCGTATATCATTCAAATACTCGATAGGTGATACCCCCATTTCTTTTTTGAATGTATGTGCTAAGTAGTATTTATTAATATGCCCTACTTTTGCAAGTACATCCAGTGTTATGTCACTCCGATAATTTTGGTTGATGTAGTGTTTTACAAACGCAGTGGTTTTGTTTAGATTTTTTGTTTTCGTTTGCTCTATCGTAAAATTTCTTTCGCGCTGTAATTTAACAATGAGGATTTCAATGACATTTTGACAGACAACTTCATATTCAAGATAACTGTGTTGTACTTCATCCAATAATTTATTCAGGTAGAACAGGATATCATTGCGATCTCCCCGGTAGGTGTACACTCCAATAGGTGTTTCATTTTCTTCTTGAAGCCAAAAGGACAACCCTTCAATTCCTAGTGCAATATATTTCATAGAGTCTTGATCATTGGAGCGTTCCGTATGTTCGACGTGCGGGTTGATGATGACAAGATCGTTTTCTTTGACTGGGATATCATGATTCGGTAGGACAAAAGCCCCCTTGCCTTTAACAATATAAAATAATTCTGTGAAATGATGCGTGTGAGAGGTACTATGCCAACCTTTATCATACTCAGAATGTGTTACATAAAGAAGTTTGAAAGGCACTTTCTTCGTTGATTTGCTGTTCATTTTATACAATTCGAATGACATGATATTCACCTCTTTTGTCGGATTTTTACCATAATTATATTGGTATAAGATAAAAAAAGCAATATCTGATTAATACATAAATCTCCTTGTAGTCTATCAATTCAGGGTTTTAGAAGACTATTAGCTTAAAAGACAATTCAGACGCAGGAATTTTACACGCATAATAGCAATATACCTAAAAAAGTAAACAATATCTTTATTGTGGAAGCGCTTCAAAAATAGATATAATCTA
It encodes the following:
- a CDS encoding AraC family transcriptional regulator, translating into MSFELYKMNSKSTKKVPFKLLYVTHSEYDKGWHSTSHTHHFTELFYIVKGKGAFVLPNHDIPVKENDLVIINPHVEHTERSNDQDSMKYIALGIEGLSFWLQEENETPIGVYTYRGDRNDILFYLNKLLDEVQHSYLEYEVVCQNVIEILIVKLQRERNFTIEQTKTKNLNKTTAFVKHYINQNYRSDITLDVLAKVGHINKYYLAHTFKKEMGVSPIEYLNDIRIKESKTLLESTDYSVAEIAGINGFSSHSFFSQAFKRETKMPPSNYRKKVRKNVQ